The following coding sequences lie in one Cyanobacterium sp. Dongsha4 genomic window:
- a CDS encoding DUF411 domain-containing protein produces the protein MLKFSTKIILASSLLSMFSLLLGGLFYVTPLNIANADEVVNNSIIKSVWDRETKPSYSGVRKMTVYRSPNCGCCGGWIEHARKHGFIVKDIKTNDLESIKQKYKIPTELTSCHTAIIDGYAMEGHIPADDIKSFLSTKSQFSGLAVPAMPIGTPGMEAQNIKQPFQVLAFNKKGEVQVFKNYHSY, from the coding sequence ATGCTTAAGTTTTCTACTAAAATTATTCTCGCTTCAAGTCTTTTATCAATGTTTTCTTTACTTTTAGGAGGTTTATTTTATGTCACTCCCCTTAACATTGCTAATGCTGATGAAGTTGTCAACAATTCAATAATAAAGAGCGTTTGGGATAGAGAAACAAAGCCTTCTTACTCAGGAGTTAGAAAAATGACCGTCTATCGGAGTCCCAATTGTGGTTGTTGCGGTGGCTGGATAGAACACGCCAGAAAACATGGTTTTATCGTTAAAGATATAAAAACTAATGACTTAGAATCGATCAAACAAAAGTATAAAATTCCTACAGAATTAACATCCTGTCATACAGCTATTATTGACGGTTACGCAATGGAAGGACATATTCCCGCCGATGACATTAAAAGTTTTCTATCCACAAAGTCTCAATTTTCTGGTTTAGCTGTACCTGCCATGCCTATTGGAACTCCCGGAATGGAAGCACAAAACATCAAACAACCTTTTCAAGTCTTAGCTTTCAATAAAAAAGGAGAAGTGCAGGTATTTAAAAACTATCATTCCTATTAA
- a CDS encoding multicopper oxidase family protein encodes MVKINRRQLILFGTASVGTIFFTNKFNQNISSQPLPSSNVFDVYKSSNGLLELDLEAKENLVNIGNTKASLLTYNGKIPAPRLEVKPGDKVRIHFTNSLSQPTNIHYHGLHIPIQGNADNVFLHIKPKEKVTYQFQIPNNHLSGTFWYHPHLHGFVAEQLFGGLAGLFIVRGDLDEIPEIKSAKEEFLVLQDFAVDSNGRVANSAHMSLMTGREGNIITVNGQVNPRISFPETGLLRLRILNASPSRFYRLALENHSFYQIATDGGGLNKPIEVKELLLTPGQRAEVLIKGNQPAKEYRLLNLPYNRGGMGMMGGVGMMGGMGMRNGDSRDNTPMVLATVNYESSGQSSSIPNELVAVSPLPEPQTVRTFELNHGMNPSVGMAFLINGLAYRSDRIHTQVRVNTVEDWEIINTGVMDHPLHIHNNAFQVISRNGKPEDLLAWRDTVLVKTGETVRIRIAFRDFVGKTVYHCHILDHEDLGMMGNLMING; translated from the coding sequence ATGGTTAAAATAAATCGTCGTCAGTTGATTTTATTTGGTACGGCTAGTGTCGGTACTATTTTCTTTACTAACAAATTTAATCAGAATATTTCCAGTCAACCCTTACCTTCTTCTAATGTTTTCGATGTTTATAAAAGCTCTAATGGTTTATTAGAGTTAGACTTAGAAGCCAAAGAGAATCTCGTTAACATAGGAAATACCAAGGCTTCTTTACTTACTTATAATGGCAAAATTCCAGCACCTCGCTTGGAAGTAAAACCCGGAGATAAAGTTCGTATTCACTTTACTAACAGTCTCTCTCAACCAACAAATATTCACTATCATGGCTTACATATTCCCATTCAGGGTAATGCAGACAATGTTTTTCTTCACATTAAGCCCAAAGAAAAAGTAACTTATCAATTTCAAATACCTAATAATCACCTTTCGGGAACTTTTTGGTATCACCCTCATCTTCATGGTTTTGTGGCTGAACAATTATTTGGTGGTTTAGCAGGTTTATTTATTGTACGAGGGGATTTAGATGAAATTCCTGAAATCAAAAGTGCTAAGGAAGAATTTTTGGTATTACAAGATTTTGCTGTAGATAGTAATGGTAGAGTTGCTAATTCTGCTCATATGTCTTTAATGACAGGAAGGGAGGGTAATATTATTACTGTCAATGGGCAAGTGAATCCCCGTATTTCTTTTCCAGAAACAGGATTATTACGTTTACGTATTCTCAATGCTTCTCCCTCTCGTTTTTATCGTTTAGCGTTGGAAAATCACTCTTTTTATCAAATTGCTACTGATGGTGGAGGTTTAAATAAGCCCATAGAGGTTAAGGAATTACTATTAACGCCGGGGCAACGTGCGGAAGTTTTAATTAAGGGTAATCAACCTGCAAAGGAATATCGTTTGTTAAATTTACCTTATAATCGTGGCGGCATGGGCATGATGGGCGGTGTAGGTATGATGGGCGGTATGGGCATGAGAAACGGAGATAGTAGGGATAACACTCCGATGGTATTAGCTACGGTTAATTATGAATCTTCTGGGCAATCTTCTTCTATCCCCAATGAATTAGTGGCGGTTTCTCCTTTACCTGAACCTCAAACTGTAAGAACCTTTGAACTCAATCACGGGATGAATCCCAGTGTGGGTATGGCTTTTCTAATTAATGGTTTGGCTTATAGAAGCGATCGCATCCATACACAAGTAAGAGTCAATACCGTAGAAGATTGGGAAATCATCAATACAGGAGTAATGGATCATCCTCTTCACATTCATAATAATGCTTTTCAAGTTATCAGTCGTAACGGAAAACCAGAAGATTTACTGGCTTGGCGAGATACGGTATTAGTAAAAACGGGTGAAACGGTGCGTATTCGTATTGCTTTTCGTGACTTTGTTGGTAAAACAGTCTATCATTGCCATATTTTAGACCATGAAGATTTAGGTATGATGGGCAATTTAATGATTAACGGTTAA
- a CDS encoding crossover junction endodeoxyribonuclease RuvC, with protein sequence MIWLGIDPGLAIIGWAILSGDETCLPEIIEYGIIETSKNITTGERLAEIETDFVSIINEFQPEGIAIEMPFFNRQIKAAGGVLQALGVINLVCFRDAHLTPIFLHQSSWKAHLGNGRAKKAEIASTLQQLFDLPDLPIDDSVDAIAIAYSACCGLRNMID encoded by the coding sequence ATGATTTGGTTAGGAATTGATCCGGGATTAGCGATTATTGGTTGGGCGATTTTGTCAGGAGATGAAACTTGTTTACCAGAAATTATCGAGTATGGAATTATTGAAACCAGTAAAAATATAACAACAGGAGAGCGTTTAGCGGAAATAGAGACAGATTTTGTTAGTATTATTAATGAATTTCAACCAGAAGGGATTGCTATTGAAATGCCTTTTTTTAACCGTCAAATTAAGGCGGCAGGAGGAGTCTTACAGGCTTTAGGGGTTATTAATTTGGTTTGTTTTCGAGATGCTCATTTGACTCCTATTTTTCTTCATCAGTCTAGTTGGAAAGCTCATTTAGGTAATGGTAGAGCAAAAAAAGCAGAAATTGCTTCTACCTTACAACAGTTATTTGATTTACCTGATTTACCTATTGATGATAGTGTTGATGCGATCGCGATCGCATATAGTGCTTGTTGTGGTTTAAGGAATATGATTGATTAA
- a CDS encoding Mo-dependent nitrogenase C-terminal domain-containing protein, whose protein sequence is MFNFNLLVLMNSPFNFIKKRLENLEISTKETAEKIVNLIPNTCPFAREIRLFNRSIFKIPPLCKLNPFYEDLMMLRFRALSFLCEMGEDITPYCQ, encoded by the coding sequence ATGTTTAACTTTAATTTGTTAGTTTTGATGAATTCCCCCTTTAATTTTATTAAGAAAAGATTAGAAAATTTAGAAATTAGCACTAAAGAAACTGCAGAAAAAATAGTTAATTTAATTCCTAATACTTGCCCTTTTGCTAGGGAAATTAGACTTTTTAACCGTTCCATCTTTAAAATTCCACCTTTGTGTAAATTAAATCCCTTTTATGAAGATTTAATGATGTTACGTTTTAGAGCATTATCTTTTTTGTGTGAAATGGGAGAAGATATAACTCCTTATTGTCAATAA
- the dmeF gene encoding CDF family Co(II)/Ni(II) efflux transporter DmeF, with the protein MHVHNLEQWQHSHDFLINQEKSEKKTQIVMILTAITMVVEIITGLLFGSIALLADGWHMATHVGAFAITLFTYRYARKNVNNPKFTFGTGKVNVLGGFASAVALGVIALVMALESGMRLFEPRPIYFNQAIAVAIIGLIVNLVSAWLLQDDHHHHDHHTHEHHHHQDHNLQAAYVHVLADALTSILAIVALFGGKIWGWIWLDAIMGFVGAGVITKWAYHLIKDTSSILLDGTADQKTRLAVINAIEGDADNRVVDLHLWYLSQNSVAVMISIVTHEMRSPNYYKNLLKHIPSLTHISVEVNPCEGEPCIKYDLSLV; encoded by the coding sequence ATGCACGTACATAATTTAGAACAATGGCAACATTCTCATGATTTTCTGATAAATCAGGAAAAATCGGAGAAAAAAACCCAGATAGTGATGATTTTGACGGCAATAACCATGGTGGTGGAGATTATTACGGGTTTACTGTTCGGTTCGATCGCACTTTTGGCGGATGGTTGGCACATGGCGACTCATGTTGGTGCTTTTGCTATCACTTTATTTACTTATCGATATGCGAGAAAAAATGTTAATAATCCTAAATTTACTTTTGGTACAGGTAAGGTAAATGTACTAGGAGGGTTTGCTAGTGCCGTGGCGTTAGGGGTAATTGCTTTAGTTATGGCGTTAGAGTCGGGAATGCGTCTATTTGAACCACGTCCGATATATTTTAATCAGGCCATTGCAGTGGCAATTATTGGTTTGATCGTTAATTTAGTTAGTGCTTGGTTACTACAAGACGATCACCATCATCATGATCATCATACCCATGAACATCATCACCATCAAGATCATAATCTTCAAGCGGCTTATGTACACGTTTTGGCAGATGCTTTAACTTCTATCCTCGCAATTGTTGCTTTGTTTGGAGGCAAAATTTGGGGTTGGATTTGGCTTGATGCAATTATGGGTTTTGTCGGTGCAGGGGTGATTACAAAATGGGCTTATCATCTCATTAAAGATACTAGCTCAATTTTATTAGATGGAACTGCGGATCAAAAAACTCGCCTAGCGGTAATTAATGCTATTGAAGGGGATGCGGATAATCGGGTGGTTGACTTGCACCTATGGTATTTAAGTCAAAATAGTGTAGCTGTGATGATTTCTATTGTTACCCATGAGATGCGATCGCCCAACTATTATAAAAATCTCCTTAAACATATTCCTTCTTTGACTCATATTTCTGTGGAAGTTAATCCCTGCGAAGGAGAGCCTTGCATCAAGTATGACCTCAGTTTAGTCTAA
- a CDS encoding heavy metal translocating P-type ATPase encodes MGKHCCTQNNSSHNHHHEREDVNLKKEVISVIVVSVLFILGFGFENQLHNTIYSFGEYLVFIPAYLLAGWNVLMSAGKNIVKGKFFDENFLMTVATLGAFAIHKLPEAVAVMLFFKIGELFQELAVNRSRKSIKSLLEIRPDYANLQDEDGIKKVNPEQVNIGDFIVVKPGEKIPLDGEILEGDSQVDTSALTGESVPRMVRKGETVLAGMINQTGVLTLKVTKLFAESSITRILDLVENASSKKAPTQKFMSKFAQYYTPIVVFTSLAVALIPPLLIPNASHGEWVYRALVLLVISCPCGLVISIPLGYFGGVGRAAKKGILVKGATYLDSLLQVKTIVFDKTGTLTKGVFQVTNIVPYNGFTKEELLAFAVGVETYSSHPIAESIRQAYEGEIDDSIIDNYQELAGYGVSAIIDGKRVIAGNDKLLHQENISHDTCNVTGTVVHLAVDNNYAGYILIADQIKEDATFAISRLKELGIEKTVMLTGDNKVIASEIAKNLGLDSYQAELLPEDKVTALENLIYQSKEKEKVAVVGDGINDAPIIARADVGMAMGGLGSDAAIETADIVIMTDAPSKVPEAIEVARKTHNIVWQNIVFALAVKGLFIVLGTFGVASLWEAVFADVGVALVAIFNATRIINN; translated from the coding sequence ATGGGAAAACATTGTTGCACACAAAACAATAGCAGTCATAATCATCACCATGAAAGAGAAGATGTAAATCTAAAAAAAGAGGTTATATCTGTCATCGTTGTCAGTGTTTTATTTATTTTGGGTTTTGGTTTTGAAAATCAATTACATAACACGATTTATTCTTTCGGAGAATATTTAGTTTTTATACCTGCTTATCTTCTTGCTGGTTGGAATGTTTTGATGAGTGCAGGGAAAAATATTGTTAAAGGTAAATTTTTTGATGAAAACTTTTTAATGACTGTTGCAACTTTAGGGGCGTTTGCTATTCATAAACTCCCTGAAGCAGTGGCAGTGATGCTATTTTTCAAAATTGGTGAATTATTCCAAGAATTGGCGGTAAATCGTTCCCGTAAATCCATTAAATCTTTATTAGAAATTCGTCCTGATTATGCTAATCTTCAAGATGAGGATGGTATAAAAAAAGTTAATCCTGAACAGGTCAACATAGGCGATTTCATTGTTGTTAAACCTGGAGAAAAAATACCTTTAGATGGAGAAATATTAGAAGGTGATTCTCAGGTAGATACGTCGGCTTTAACTGGAGAATCTGTACCCCGCATGGTGAGAAAAGGAGAAACAGTATTAGCAGGAATGATAAATCAAACAGGGGTGTTAACTCTTAAAGTAACTAAACTTTTTGCAGAATCTTCCATTACTCGAATTTTAGATTTAGTGGAAAATGCTAGTAGTAAAAAAGCTCCTACACAAAAATTTATGAGCAAATTCGCTCAATACTATACCCCAATAGTTGTTTTTACTTCTTTAGCTGTTGCTTTGATACCACCATTATTGATACCTAATGCTAGTCATGGTGAATGGGTTTACCGTGCTTTAGTATTATTAGTTATTTCTTGTCCTTGTGGATTAGTAATTAGTATTCCTTTGGGTTATTTTGGAGGGGTTGGCAGAGCGGCAAAAAAGGGAATTTTGGTAAAAGGAGCAACTTATCTCGATTCTTTGTTACAGGTGAAAACCATAGTTTTCGATAAAACTGGTACTTTGACAAAGGGGGTATTTCAGGTAACGAATATAGTTCCTTATAATGGTTTTACGAAAGAAGAATTATTAGCTTTTGCTGTAGGGGTAGAAACCTATTCTTCCCATCCCATTGCTGAATCTATTCGCCAAGCCTATGAGGGAGAAATTGACGATTCTATTATCGATAATTATCAGGAATTAGCAGGTTATGGTGTCTCTGCTATCATTGACGGAAAACGAGTCATTGCGGGGAATGATAAACTATTGCATCAAGAAAATATTTCTCATGATACTTGCAATGTTACAGGCACTGTTGTCCATTTAGCGGTAGATAATAATTATGCAGGTTACATTTTGATTGCTGATCAAATTAAAGAAGATGCTACGTTTGCCATTTCTCGGTTGAAAGAGTTAGGAATAGAAAAAACTGTGATGTTAACTGGAGATAATAAGGTTATTGCTTCAGAAATTGCCAAAAATTTAGGGTTAGATTCCTATCAAGCAGAATTGTTACCCGAAGACAAAGTTACAGCTTTAGAAAATCTCATTTATCAAAGTAAAGAAAAAGAAAAAGTTGCGGTGGTGGGAGATGGTATTAATGATGCCCCTATTATTGCAAGGGCAGATGTGGGTATGGCAATGGGGGGTTTAGGTTCTGATGCTGCGATCGAAACTGCTGATATAGTAATTATGACGGATGCTCCTTCTAAAGTACCAGAAGCGATCGAAGTTGCAAGAAAAACTCATAATATTGTTTGGCAAAATATTGTATTTGCTTTAGCTGTAAAGGGCTTATTCATTGTTTTAGGAACTTTTGGGGTTGCAAGTCTTTGGGAGGCTGTCTTTGCCGATGTAGGAGTTGCTTTGGTTGCTATTTTCAATGCGACTAGAATCATTAATAACTGA